In Maridesulfovibrio sp., the genomic stretch CTCCAAAAACATTTTCCAATTCTCCTTGCTTCAACTGCCGAAAATGCTTTACTCTTGGAGTTATGATTTACAAACTAAGCATTTTAATAATTATTGTCTTCATTGCCGGGCTTTTCATTGCTGCCAATTTTTCCACCCCGCCCAAAAATCTAGGTATGACCGGGGGCAAGCTGTCCCCTTGTCCGGACAGTCCCAATTGTGTTTCATCACAGGCCTCATCCAAAGAGCATGGAATCATGCCTATCAAGGCTCGGGGAACAAACTCGCAGGTCATTAAAAAACTGGAATCATGCATTAGGAAAATGGGTGGGTCGATTGTGTCCAGTAATGGACCTTACCTGCATGCAGAATTTAAAAGCAGATTTTTCCATTTTGTTGATGACCTTGAGTGCGTCTACAATGAAGTCGAAGAAACAATTGAGATTCGCTCAGCTTCCAGACTGGGATATTCCGATCTGGGGGTCAACAGGAAACGGGTTGAAGAACTGCGTACACTTTTCGAAAACAACTAAGACCGATACAGAGTAGA encodes the following:
- a CDS encoding DUF1499 domain-containing protein; the protein is MIYKLSILIIIVFIAGLFIAANFSTPPKNLGMTGGKLSPCPDSPNCVSSQASSKEHGIMPIKARGTNSQVIKKLESCIRKMGGSIVSSNGPYLHAEFKSRFFHFVDDLECVYNEVEETIEIRSASRLGYSDLGVNRKRVEELRTLFENN